One window of Robiginitalea biformata HTCC2501 genomic DNA carries:
- a CDS encoding cation transporter, whose protein sequence is MNKKRKQNLKEARSLQIWNVIYDIIEVVVSLIAGFTANSSALIGWGLDSTIEVISAGTLGWRLHGEIKGLDERLVAKRKMTTMYVIAISFALICLFISYDSITKLMSQETASWSTTGIVILIVSLWVNPILIYYKRMYGHKLDSPALLADAKDTFICLYQTVVVLIGLLLVKWLGWWWADPVAALLIVPYAAKEGWAAFIKARKIKDNEDIE, encoded by the coding sequence ATGAACAAAAAGAGAAAACAAAATTTAAAGGAAGCACGCTCACTTCAAATATGGAATGTCATTTATGATATTATAGAGGTAGTCGTATCGCTAATAGCGGGATTCACGGCAAATAGTTCGGCATTGATTGGCTGGGGATTGGACAGTACTATCGAAGTGATTAGTGCGGGAACTTTAGGATGGCGGTTGCACGGCGAAATCAAAGGACTGGATGAGAGGCTCGTAGCGAAAAGAAAAATGACCACAATGTACGTAATCGCCATTTCGTTTGCCCTAATTTGCCTTTTCATTTCCTATGATTCCATTACAAAACTAATGAGTCAAGAAACTGCTTCTTGGTCTACGACAGGTATCGTAATACTGATAGTTTCCCTGTGGGTTAACCCTATTTTGATTTATTATAAAAGAATGTACGGGCATAAACTGGATAGCCCTGCCTTACTGGCAGATGCCAAAGATACTTTTATCTGTCTGTATCAAACCGTGGTAGTCCTAATAGGCCTATTGCTTGTGAAATGGCTGGGCTGGTGGTGGGCTGACCCTGTTGCGGCATTGTTGATAGTGCCCTACGCGGCAAAAGAGGGTTGGGCGGCCTTTATCAAAGCAAGAAAAATCAAAGACAACGAGGATATAGAATGA
- a CDS encoding heavy-metal-associated domain-containing protein translates to MKKIALILIITLLGTLSSEAQIQKVDQEVYGMDCAPCAYGLERGLKKMDGLQNVRVSLNDGKAYLELATENKLTLQGIQEEVKQNGFSAKKAQITISGTVKKVNGLWVIDTGQELFDISQHSPTELLQALTPGMTTLSGTVEDEEDGNLSGRWAITLTKIK, encoded by the coding sequence ATGAAAAAAATAGCATTGATTTTGATAATAACATTACTTGGTACTTTGAGTTCAGAGGCACAGATTCAAAAAGTGGACCAAGAGGTCTATGGGATGGATTGTGCGCCTTGTGCTTATGGCCTGGAACGCGGTCTAAAAAAAATGGACGGACTTCAAAATGTAAGGGTGAGCCTTAACGATGGAAAAGCGTATTTGGAACTGGCAACTGAAAACAAACTCACATTACAGGGCATTCAGGAAGAAGTGAAACAAAATGGATTTTCAGCAAAGAAAGCCCAAATCACCATTTCAGGAACCGTGAAGAAGGTAAACGGGCTGTGGGTAATTGATACCGGCCAAGAGCTATTTGATATATCGCAGCATTCACCGACTGAACTACTGCAAGCATTGACTCCTGGAATGACAACTTTAAGTGGTACGGTAGAAGATGAGGAGGATGGAAACCTTTCGGGCCGATGGGCCATAACACTTACAAAAATCAAATAA
- a CDS encoding ArsR/SmtB family transcription factor — translation MSLEITCTRNEADKKQISRCRETIENSSNSFKAVSKVLSLAGSEVRLKILFLLNIENELCPCDIADILEMSVPAVSQHIRKMKDAGIIISRRDGQTLYYSLVKNEDNILNGIFNSLSIRKRTA, via the coding sequence ATGAGCTTGGAAATAACTTGTACACGGAACGAGGCAGATAAGAAACAGATATCGAGATGCAGGGAAACTATAGAGAATTCTTCGAACAGCTTTAAGGCAGTAAGTAAAGTTCTGTCTCTTGCGGGAAGCGAGGTACGACTGAAAATCCTATTCCTATTGAACATTGAGAATGAACTGTGCCCATGTGATATCGCGGATATACTAGAAATGAGTGTGCCTGCCGTGTCCCAGCATATTCGAAAAATGAAAGATGCAGGTATCATCATATCGAGACGTGATGGTCAAACACTTTATTATTCGCTGGTCAAGAATGAGGACAATATTCTAAATGGAATTTTCAATTCACTCTCCATAAGAAAAAGAACAGCTTAA
- a CDS encoding Fur family transcriptional regulator: protein MKEIERTLETKGVRPTAMRILVYKFLAEKDVALSLTDIENAFVKAERTTLFRTLKTFEQNGVVHQIDDGTGIQKFALCEPGCNCDLEQDLHLHFHCNNCDETVCLTQHKIPHINLPEGYVAEDANLVLKGICEKCSGQ, encoded by the coding sequence ATGAAAGAAATAGAAAGAACCTTAGAAACAAAAGGTGTGCGCCCTACTGCCATGCGAATACTCGTTTACAAATTTCTTGCTGAAAAAGATGTAGCCTTGTCCCTCACCGATATTGAAAATGCCTTTGTCAAGGCGGAACGCACAACTCTTTTCAGAACCTTGAAAACCTTTGAGCAAAACGGAGTCGTACATCAAATTGACGATGGCACCGGAATTCAAAAATTTGCCCTTTGTGAACCTGGTTGCAATTGTGACCTCGAGCAGGATTTGCACCTGCATTTTCATTGCAACAACTGCGACGAAACAGTATGCCTAACACAACACAAGATTCCACATATTAACCTTCCGGAAGGGTATGTGGCAGAGGACGCTAATCTCGTTTTGAAAGGGATTTGTGAAAAGTGCAGCGGACAGTGA
- a CDS encoding GDCCVxC domain-containing (seleno)protein produces METTILKSTITCPECGHKKEEEMPTTACQFFYECDNCNQVLKPNDGDCCVFCSYGTVSCPPIQEDSKCCQ; encoded by the coding sequence ATGGAAACTACTATATTAAAATCCACGATTACCTGCCCAGAATGTGGCCACAAAAAAGAAGAAGAAATGCCAACAACGGCCTGTCAATTCTTTTATGAATGTGATAATTGCAATCAAGTATTAAAACCAAATGACGGGGATTGCTGTGTATTCTGTTCTTACGGTACTGTATCCTGTCCACCAATTCAGGAAGATTCAAAATGCTGCCAATAA
- a CDS encoding NHL repeat-containing protein, with the protein MNFRKVYIFPVVFLLLFISSCKKVQKQWHFERKIMLPIESRPLALAKDGETIWFSDPDYFRLFRIDLNGRVLDSIIGIQRPMNIHSDKKSLYIPEFLTDTIWKYRNGRLNPLQIKKRPQAPAGVSVYGDTVAIADFYNHRIIIQTADTSVTIGKQGHQDGKLYYPIDVKLRGSKVYVADAYNHRVQVFGFGGKHLKTIGLNDQINVASGIELNSQEIAVTDQENDRVLIYGYDGQLFQVLEEGINYPTDVLLDMEYLYITNFKENSISVYQKR; encoded by the coding sequence ATGAATTTTAGAAAGGTGTACATCTTCCCCGTTGTTTTTTTGCTTCTTTTCATATCTAGTTGTAAAAAGGTTCAAAAACAATGGCATTTCGAAAGGAAAATTATGCTACCTATAGAATCCCGTCCCCTGGCATTGGCCAAGGACGGGGAAACCATTTGGTTTTCGGACCCGGATTATTTCCGACTTTTTAGAATTGACTTGAACGGAAGGGTCTTGGATTCCATTATTGGCATACAACGGCCAATGAACATCCACAGTGATAAAAAGTCGTTGTACATCCCCGAATTTTTGACGGACACCATCTGGAAGTATCGGAACGGAAGGTTGAACCCCCTTCAAATAAAAAAACGTCCTCAAGCCCCCGCAGGAGTATCGGTATATGGGGATACGGTGGCCATAGCGGACTTTTATAACCACCGTATTATTATACAGACCGCGGATACGAGTGTCACGATTGGAAAGCAAGGTCATCAAGATGGTAAGCTCTATTATCCTATTGATGTAAAACTGAGAGGCAGCAAGGTATATGTTGCCGATGCCTATAACCACAGGGTTCAGGTCTTTGGTTTTGGTGGAAAACACTTAAAGACGATTGGTCTCAATGACCAAATAAACGTGGCCTCTGGTATTGAATTGAATAGTCAGGAAATAGCGGTAACAGATCAAGAGAACGATCGTGTTTTGATTTATGGCTATGATGGGCAATTGTTTCAAGTTTTGGAAGAAGGGATCAATTATCCTACGGATGTTTTGTTGGATATGGAATATCTGTACATTACAAATTTTAAGGAGAATTCTATTTCGGTCTATCAAAAGAGGTGA
- the merTP gene encoding mercuric transport protein MerTP, protein MEPNKTSNTAAYAGIFTAVAASICCITPVLALIAGTSGIASTFSWVEPFRPYLIGLTIIVLVFAWYQKLRPKTQEEIDCVCEDDAKPTFWQSKQFLFIVTVFAGLMLAFPYYTNLFYAQPTKDIVYVSQSNIEQHTFDVVGMTCAGCEAHVESEVNKLDGIISVKASYENANTIVEFDKTKTDLPAIRKAIESTGYKVVEKTTKENK, encoded by the coding sequence ATGGAACCAAACAAAACCTCAAACACGGCGGCTTATGCGGGCATTTTTACAGCTGTAGCAGCATCAATATGTTGTATAACCCCTGTCTTGGCATTGATTGCCGGAACAAGTGGTATTGCATCTACATTTTCCTGGGTCGAGCCATTTAGACCCTATCTTATCGGCCTGACCATTATTGTCTTGGTGTTTGCGTGGTATCAGAAACTGCGGCCGAAAACTCAGGAAGAAATTGATTGCGTCTGTGAGGATGATGCAAAACCTACGTTTTGGCAATCCAAACAGTTTTTGTTCATCGTAACGGTATTTGCGGGATTGATGCTGGCCTTTCCGTACTATACTAATCTATTTTATGCGCAGCCCACCAAGGATATCGTTTATGTTTCTCAATCCAATATCGAACAACATACTTTTGATGTTGTGGGAATGACCTGTGCAGGTTGTGAGGCACATGTAGAAAGCGAAGTCAATAAATTGGATGGAATTATTTCGGTCAAAGCCAGCTATGAAAATGCCAACACCATCGTGGAATTTGACAAGACCAAAACCGATTTGCCCGCAATCCGAAAAGCTATAGAAAGTACCGGCTATAAAGTGGTCGAGAAAACCACTAAAGAAAATAAGTAG
- a CDS encoding thioredoxin family protein produces the protein MKSQVEVFTANCPVCDPVVKMIEELTCDGCEVTTYDLVKKCDDKTCLTKMNEYGVQKIPAIAVNGKLLDCCKDSAITKEKLIEAGIGQN, from the coding sequence ATGAAAAGTCAAGTAGAAGTCTTTACAGCCAACTGCCCCGTTTGTGACCCAGTGGTCAAAATGATTGAGGAACTGACCTGTGATGGATGTGAAGTGACAACATACGATTTGGTAAAAAAATGCGATGATAAGACTTGTCTTACCAAGATGAACGAATATGGGGTACAAAAAATACCCGCAATAGCCGTAAATGGAAAATTACTGGATTGCTGCAAGGATTCCGCCATTACCAAAGAAAAGTTGATAGAAGCAGGTATTGGGCAAAATTAA
- a CDS encoding dihydrolipoyl dehydrogenase family protein, producing MKKYDVFIIGSGMSGMTIAYKCASKGLSVGITDELPYGGTCALRGCDPKKVIIGATEVRDFAKRLQGKGIDTIPDINWKDIMAFKQTFVDEMPRKIEKGYKKNGIDTFHSSAAFINENTLSVGNQTIQADNVVIASGSKPKVLDFEGGQLAQTSTDFLNLKELPESLLFIGGGYIAFEFAHIAARSGAEVTIVHRGKRPLENFDKDIVKHLVDATINLGVRLVLETEVSKIESEDGHFVTTGISEGMETTYKSKAVFNSAGRPPAIFDLELEKAGISFSKKGIAVNEYLQSISNANIYAAGDAADSRGLPLTPVAVLEGHVVASNIIKGNKKKVSYPPMPSVVFTLPTMATVGLLEDKAKEKGFDINVNFEKVGNWFNARRLNVDEYAFKTIIDKNSNTILGAHLIGPHCEETINLFAMAIKTKMTISDLRTMIFSYPTMVSDLTYML from the coding sequence ATGAAAAAATATGATGTTTTCATTATTGGCTCGGGTATGTCCGGTATGACAATCGCCTATAAATGTGCCTCAAAAGGTCTTTCGGTGGGCATTACTGATGAACTGCCTTATGGTGGCACCTGCGCCCTACGAGGCTGTGACCCAAAAAAAGTAATTATCGGTGCCACGGAAGTACGTGACTTTGCCAAACGGCTTCAAGGGAAAGGCATTGATACCATTCCGGATATCAACTGGAAGGATATAATGGCGTTCAAACAGACCTTTGTCGATGAAATGCCAAGGAAAATAGAAAAGGGGTATAAGAAGAACGGCATCGATACCTTTCACAGTTCCGCTGCGTTTATAAATGAAAATACCTTAAGTGTAGGTAACCAGACCATCCAAGCTGATAATGTTGTAATTGCATCCGGTTCAAAACCAAAAGTTTTAGACTTTGAAGGCGGACAGCTTGCGCAAACGAGTACGGATTTTCTAAACCTTAAGGAATTGCCAGAATCCCTGCTTTTCATCGGTGGTGGATATATAGCTTTTGAATTCGCCCATATTGCGGCACGTTCCGGTGCCGAGGTAACGATAGTACACCGGGGGAAACGTCCGCTAGAAAACTTTGACAAGGATATTGTAAAACATTTGGTTGATGCCACAATTAATTTAGGAGTTAGGCTTGTTCTTGAAACCGAAGTTTCTAAAATTGAAAGTGAAGATGGTCACTTTGTAACCACAGGAATTTCTGAAGGAATGGAAACTACCTACAAATCGAAAGCAGTATTTAATTCCGCGGGTCGTCCGCCTGCCATTTTTGATTTAGAATTGGAAAAAGCAGGTATATCCTTCTCAAAAAAGGGGATAGCGGTCAACGAATACCTTCAGAGCATATCGAACGCGAACATATATGCAGCTGGTGATGCAGCGGACTCAAGAGGATTGCCCTTAACACCCGTAGCTGTTTTGGAAGGACACGTCGTAGCTTCAAATATCATTAAAGGAAATAAGAAAAAAGTCAGTTATCCCCCAATGCCTTCCGTGGTTTTCACTTTGCCCACAATGGCAACGGTTGGCCTATTGGAAGATAAGGCCAAGGAAAAAGGTTTTGATATCAACGTCAATTTTGAAAAAGTGGGTAATTGGTTTAATGCGAGACGCCTGAATGTGGATGAATATGCTTTTAAAACAATCATCGATAAAAATAGTAACACTATTTTGGGCGCGCATCTGATCGGGCCTCACTGCGAAGAAACAATAAATCTTTTTGCCATGGCGATAAAGACCAAGATGACCATCAGTGATTTGCGGACAATGATATTTTCATATCCTACAATGGTATCTGACCTAACCTATATGCTCTAA
- a CDS encoding heavy metal translocating P-type ATPase, which yields MKKKKVNLRDIGPKKHQGEHGREDGHNHNNPGRTSNFRTYLPAIFSLVLLISGIAVDYFDTFPFFKGWIRIIWYSVAYIPVGFPVIREGWNSIRRGDFFTEFFLMSLATLGAFAIGEYPEGVAVMLFYAVGELFQNAAVNRARGNIRALLDERPDHTLVFRNGNFISVDPETVEIGERIQVRVGEKIALDGKLLSEKASLNTAAITGESKPDTINKGDEVFAGSINLDGVVEIETIKEFKDSSIARILDMVQNATARKSKTELFIRKFARIYTPIVVFLAIGLTFFPYFFVDDYVFRDWLYRALIFLVISCPCALVISIPLGYFGGLGAASRNGILFKGASFLDAMTKVNTVVMDKTGTVTKGVFKIKEIKSMVFEEAEFMKYLMAMEEQSTHPIAKAILEYKAAGSDYEATEVTEVAGKGLEGTVNGKSVLVGNKALMTANSIEVPSETEGIVESIVMVATDRKFAGYVTIADELKEDAQRAIEQIRDAGISKIIMLSGDKDSITQQVSQELNIDWAKGGLLPEDKLNEVEILKKQPDTTVAFMGDGINDAPVLAASDVGIAMGGLGSDVAIETADVIIQTDQPSKIARAVKIGRSTRNIVWQNIGLAFGVKIIVLILGAGGLATMWEAVFADVGVALLAIFNAVRLQRMTWD from the coding sequence ATGAAAAAGAAAAAAGTAAACCTACGGGACATAGGTCCCAAAAAACACCAGGGCGAACATGGACGTGAGGACGGGCATAACCATAACAATCCCGGGAGAACTTCTAATTTCAGAACCTACTTGCCCGCCATTTTCAGCCTTGTTTTGCTCATTAGCGGCATTGCCGTTGATTACTTTGACACTTTTCCCTTTTTTAAAGGTTGGATTCGAATTATTTGGTACTCTGTAGCCTATATACCCGTAGGGTTCCCCGTCATCCGTGAGGGTTGGAACAGTATCAGGAGAGGCGATTTCTTCACGGAATTTTTCTTGATGTCCCTTGCGACCCTGGGGGCATTTGCCATAGGGGAATACCCAGAAGGTGTTGCCGTTATGCTGTTTTACGCGGTTGGTGAATTGTTTCAGAATGCAGCCGTGAATCGCGCGAGAGGAAATATTCGGGCCCTTCTGGATGAAAGGCCGGACCATACACTGGTATTTCGTAACGGGAATTTCATTTCCGTAGACCCGGAAACCGTAGAAATTGGTGAAAGGATACAAGTGCGCGTCGGTGAAAAAATTGCCTTGGATGGCAAGCTTTTATCCGAAAAAGCCTCGTTGAACACGGCTGCCATTACAGGCGAAAGCAAACCGGACACTATCAATAAGGGTGACGAGGTTTTTGCCGGAAGCATCAACCTCGATGGCGTTGTCGAAATCGAGACAATCAAGGAATTCAAGGACAGTTCGATCGCACGGATTCTGGATATGGTGCAGAACGCTACTGCCAGAAAATCCAAGACTGAGCTGTTCATCAGGAAGTTTGCAAGGATATATACACCTATCGTTGTTTTCCTCGCTATTGGCCTGACGTTCTTCCCTTATTTTTTTGTGGATGATTATGTATTCCGGGATTGGCTGTACCGCGCTTTGATTTTTCTCGTGATTTCGTGCCCTTGTGCTTTAGTCATTTCTATTCCCCTGGGATATTTCGGGGGGTTGGGAGCGGCATCTCGAAACGGAATTCTTTTTAAAGGGGCCTCCTTTTTAGACGCCATGACAAAAGTAAATACAGTGGTCATGGATAAAACGGGAACAGTTACAAAAGGGGTATTTAAAATAAAGGAAATAAAGTCCATGGTATTTGAGGAAGCCGAGTTTATGAAATACCTGATGGCGATGGAAGAACAATCCACCCATCCCATTGCAAAGGCGATATTGGAGTATAAGGCAGCCGGGTCAGATTATGAGGCCACCGAAGTTACCGAGGTGGCAGGTAAGGGTTTAGAAGGTACGGTCAACGGAAAGAGCGTGCTAGTTGGAAACAAAGCCCTGATGACCGCAAATAGCATAGAAGTCCCTTCTGAAACGGAAGGTATTGTAGAATCTATTGTAATGGTCGCCACAGACAGAAAATTTGCAGGTTATGTGACCATCGCCGACGAACTGAAAGAAGATGCTCAACGGGCTATAGAGCAAATCAGGGATGCAGGAATTTCGAAAATCATCATGCTTTCAGGTGACAAAGACTCCATTACGCAGCAAGTTTCTCAGGAGTTGAATATCGATTGGGCCAAAGGGGGGCTCCTACCGGAAGATAAGTTGAATGAAGTTGAAATCCTCAAAAAACAACCCGACACCACTGTGGCCTTTATGGGCGATGGCATCAATGACGCGCCCGTACTGGCGGCCAGTGATGTGGGGATAGCAATGGGAGGTTTGGGAAGTGATGTGGCTATTGAAACTGCAGATGTTATCATCCAGACCGACCAACCGAGTAAAATTGCAAGAGCGGTAAAAATAGGACGTTCGACTCGAAATATTGTATGGCAAAATATCGGATTAGCGTTCGGGGTGAAGATAATCGTACTCATTCTGGGTGCCGGCGGCCTGGCTACGATGTGGGAAGCTGTTTTTGCAGATGTTGGGGTGGCACTTTTGGCCATTTTCAATGCGGTTCGGTTGCAGCGGATGACTTGGGATTAA
- a CDS encoding metal-sensing transcriptional repressor, with product MKMLDEDTDPEKILIQFKAAQKGLDKAHFLLLDETYRKALAIKISETLEACPGDCGNEDRIEFIRKQFPDLELESLTDKMKEIAALKSKLEDSNKE from the coding sequence ATGAAGATGCTGGACGAGGATACAGATCCTGAAAAGATACTGATACAGTTCAAGGCAGCACAAAAGGGTTTGGACAAGGCTCATTTTCTGTTACTGGACGAAACTTACAGAAAGGCTTTAGCAATCAAAATTTCAGAAACCTTGGAAGCTTGTCCTGGAGATTGTGGTAATGAAGACCGTATTGAATTTATACGGAAACAGTTTCCTGACTTGGAACTGGAAAGTCTTACTGACAAAATGAAAGAAATCGCCGCACTTAAATCCAAATTGGAAGACTCCAACAAGGAATAG
- a CDS encoding efflux RND transporter periplasmic adaptor subunit, whose protein sequence is MKNLFIYTLIGLFVMSFGLTACGDSNSETKESTKSRSALEQANSKSEVDKVLLTKHQFEALHMAIDTLKMRNMSGYVEANGQLEVPPQNEATITSVVGSNVVSIEVLEGDQVTKGQTVAYLSHPNIIEKQTDYLNAYSNSQFLKKEYERQKTLYVAGVGSGANFQKAEAEYQASRSLVNGLEAQLLQLNISASGLRNGKIYQRVALQSPIAGFVQKVEIKTGQFVEPQTDLMEIVDTHHVHADLMVFEKDVYKVAEGQLVRFNVQSIPGKELTAEIYSVGKTFEQNPKAIHVHAEIEDKEGKLIPGMYIQGRIQTENTMTTAIPESAIASDGNKFFVFSAVKEGDGWAFIPCEVAKSTQDGEWVAIEFLTEQEPNTRYAFNNAYYLMAEIKKGENEEEGH, encoded by the coding sequence ATGAAAAATCTATTCATATACACGTTAATCGGGCTGTTCGTTATGTCATTTGGGTTGACCGCTTGTGGCGATTCCAACAGCGAAACTAAAGAGAGCACAAAATCTCGCTCTGCGTTGGAGCAAGCCAATTCCAAAAGCGAAGTCGATAAGGTCCTGTTGACCAAACACCAGTTTGAGGCCTTGCACATGGCAATAGACACTTTAAAAATGCGCAATATGAGCGGATACGTTGAAGCCAATGGACAACTGGAAGTGCCGCCACAAAATGAGGCCACCATAACTTCAGTTGTCGGCTCCAACGTTGTATCTATCGAGGTACTTGAGGGAGATCAGGTCACCAAGGGGCAAACGGTCGCCTATCTATCCCATCCTAATATTATTGAGAAACAGACGGATTACCTAAATGCATATAGCAATAGCCAGTTTCTTAAAAAAGAATACGAACGACAAAAAACCCTGTACGTTGCAGGGGTGGGGAGCGGTGCAAATTTTCAGAAAGCCGAAGCAGAATATCAGGCATCGCGTAGTTTAGTAAACGGATTGGAGGCACAACTATTACAACTGAATATTAGTGCTTCCGGTTTGAGAAATGGTAAAATTTACCAACGGGTTGCTCTACAAAGCCCCATTGCAGGATTTGTCCAAAAAGTAGAAATCAAAACAGGCCAATTTGTAGAGCCACAGACCGACCTTATGGAAATCGTAGACACCCACCACGTACATGCCGATTTGATGGTCTTCGAAAAGGATGTCTACAAGGTAGCGGAAGGACAATTAGTTAGGTTTAATGTTCAATCCATACCCGGAAAGGAACTTACGGCCGAAATATATTCCGTTGGAAAAACCTTTGAGCAGAACCCGAAGGCAATCCATGTACACGCCGAAATCGAGGACAAGGAAGGCAAGCTGATACCAGGGATGTACATCCAGGGACGCATACAAACGGAAAATACAATGACAACAGCGATCCCGGAAAGTGCCATAGCATCTGATGGCAACAAGTTCTTTGTTTTTTCAGCTGTAAAGGAAGGTGATGGTTGGGCTTTTATTCCTTGCGAAGTAGCTAAAAGCACGCAAGACGGTGAATGGGTCGCAATCGAATTTCTGACCGAACAAGAACCCAACACCAGGTATGCCTTTAATAATGCCTATTATTTAATGGCGGAAATAAAAAAAGGGGAAAACGAGGAAGAAGGACATTAA